The DNA sequence TCCAGCACCACGTTTGGCCACGCGTCCGCGAAGGTCGGGAGGATGTCGCGGATGACATGGTCGGCGTATTCATCCGGCACCCCCAAGGTGATGCGTCCCGCCAGACGGGTTCCGTGCAGGTCGGCCAGCACCCGATCATGGGTGCTGAGCAGCTCCGTCGTCGACACGAGCAAGCGCTTGCCCAGGGCGGTCAGGGAAACCGACTGATTATCCCGATTGAGCAAGCGCCCCCCGGCGACCGCTTCCAGCCGCTGTATGTGCACGCTCACCGCCGCCGGGCTTTTGTGCAGTTGTTCTGCCGCCGCACTGAATTTGCCGATTCGCGCCACGGCGTGAAACGTACGGATCAGATCGATATCGAGGATGGCCGTCATGATTCAATCTTCGTGAATGACTGATGCAATCTATTTTGATTTATTAGATTACGCCGCTTTCGTAGTCTGGGGTCATGAACCCGACCAAATCGATTTCCTGCACTTCCCTCTCCCGCCCCAACTGGCGCCAGCTCGTTGCGCTGCCCTTGCTTGAAGCGGCATTGCTGCTGACCTGGAGTTCCGGGTTCATCGGCGCGCGGTTCTCCCTCGACTACGCACCGGCGTTGCTGGTGGTGTTCTGGCGCTGCGTCGTGGTCACGCTCATTCTGTTTCCCTTCGTTGCCAGGCAACTGTGGCGCACGTCATTTGCAGTGCTGCTGAAAAATGCCGGCATCGGCCTCCTGGCCATGGCGGGTTATCTGGCCGGCATCACCCAAGGCATCGCTCTGGGGGTACCGGCTGGCCTGGCCGCGCTTTTCGCTGACCTGCTGCCGTTGGGCCTGGCGCTGTTGGCCGCGGGTGTCCTGCGACAGCGACTGGCCTGGCAGGTCTGGGCAGGCTTGGTCATCGGCCTGCTCGGCGTCGTACTGGTGACCCAGGGCGCACTGGCGTGGGGCAATGCACCTTGGTGGGCCTATGGCCTGCCGCTGCTGGGCATGCTTTCCCTCGCCGTCGCGACACTGTGGCAGAAGTACCTGCTCCCTTCGCAATCGCTGGGCTTGCTGCCCAACCTGTGGCTGCAATGTTGTGTGTCGGGCTTCGCGTTCGCCCTGGTCGAGGGGAGTCAGGGCAGCCTGGCGCCGATACCCAGCAGCGGTTTTGCATTGAGCGTCTTGTGGACGGCGGGATTGTCCACGATGGGCGGATATGGACTCTATTGGCTGTGCCTGCGTCGCTCGACAGCCACCCGAGTCGCCAGCGTCCTGTACCTCAGCCCGCCCATTACGATGCTCTGGGCGTGGGCCATG is a window from the Pseudomonas brassicacearum genome containing:
- a CDS encoding DMT family transporter — protein: MNPTKSISCTSLSRPNWRQLVALPLLEAALLLTWSSGFIGARFSLDYAPALLVVFWRCVVVTLILFPFVARQLWRTSFAVLLKNAGIGLLAMAGYLAGITQGIALGVPAGLAALFADLLPLGLALLAAGVLRQRLAWQVWAGLVIGLLGVVLVTQGALAWGNAPWWAYGLPLLGMLSLAVATLWQKYLLPSQSLGLLPNLWLQCCVSGFAFALVEGSQGSLAPIPSSGFALSVLWTAGLSTMGGYGLYWLCLRRSTATRVASVLYLSPPITMLWAWAMFNEPLSWQMAAGMAVSGVGIWIVVRTEARQAQRREAGSFEST